The following are from one region of the Salvia hispanica cultivar TCC Black 2014 chromosome 1, UniMelb_Shisp_WGS_1.0, whole genome shotgun sequence genome:
- the LOC125190783 gene encoding receptor-like protein 36, with translation METLSQLRVLILRPNKLNGTMLEASNTEHPFPKLQVLDISRNAFVGSLPYRYFKNFEGMIDAKDNLTRVEKDILQTYLDLGVTLKGLDQELKRLLDTFTMIDLSSNNFSGNIPVSIGNLNSLRYLNLSSNTLTGEIPVSLGNISILESLDLSWNRLSGKIPSDLTGLTFLSKFSTFQK, from the coding sequence ATGGAAACACTCTCTCAACTTCGCGTCCTCATCTTGAGGCCTAACAAGTTGAATGGTACTATGTTGGAGGCTTCAAATACCGAGCATCCTTTTCCAAAGTTGCAAGTCTTGGATATATCAAGAAATGCATTTGTTGGCTCTTTACCATATAgatatttcaagaattttgAAGGTATGATAGATGCCAAGGATAATCTGACACGCGTTGAGAAGGATATTCTCCAAACATATTTAGACTTAGGTGTCACTTTGAAAGGTTTGGATCAGGAATTGAAAAGATTGTTGGATACGTTTACAATGATTGACTTatcttcaaataatttttctgGGAATATTCCAGTTTCCATCGGCAATCTTAATTCTCTTAGATACTTGAATTTGTCAAGTAATACTCTCACGGGAGAGATTCCTGTGTCTCTTGGGAATATAAGTATTCTTGAGTCATTGGATTTGTCATGGAACAGATTGAGTGGAAAAATTCCAAGTGATCTGACAGGGTTGACATTTCTTTCgaaattttctacttttcaaaaatga